Proteins from a genomic interval of Cyprinus carpio isolate SPL01 chromosome A21, ASM1834038v1, whole genome shotgun sequence:
- the LOC122134725 gene encoding radixin-like yields MELMERLRQIEEKTKKAHEELKEQTKRALELERERKLAQEEAERLEKDRRMSEEVKSALLQQSENQIKNQENLATELAELTSKITLLEDAKKKKEDEARKWQRRAIMVEVDLEKTKEELKSKLIGVHIQAMSQAENDHDENDESSAEASAELTSTGTCQDRSEEQRITETEKNERLQKRLQALSSELADTCDESKKTANDLIHAENVRLGRDKYKTLRQIRQGNTKQRIDEFESM; encoded by the exons ATGGAGCTCATGGAAAGACTTCGACAAATTGAAGAGAAGACCAAAAAAGCTCATGAGG AACTTAAAGAGCAGACCAAGCGGGCGTTGGAGCTGGAGCGGGAGAGGAAATTAGCGCAGGAAGAAGCTGAGCGACTGGAGAAAGACCGCAGGATGTCAGAAGAAGTGAAGTCAGCATTACTGCAGCAATCTGAGAACCAGATCAAGAACCAGGAAAATCTG GCAACAGAGTTGGCCGAGCTGACATCCAAGATCACTCTTTTGGAAGATGccaaaaagaagaaagaggatGAGGCCAGGAAATGGCAGAGAAGG GCGATTATGGTTGAGGTAGacctggagaagacaaaagaggAGTTGAAGAGTAAGCTAATTGGGGTCCACATCCAGGCAATGTCCCAGGCGGAGAATGACCATGATGAAAATGATGAGAGCAGTGCTGAGGCCAGTGCTGAGCTCACATCCACTGGAACATGTCAAGACCGCAGTGAAGAGCAGCGCATAACAGAAACGGAAAAGAATGAACGTCTGCAGAAGCGCCTACAG GCTCTGAGCTCAGAGCTGGCAGATACTTGTGATGAAAGCAAGAAAACTGCAAACGATCTGATCCACGCCGAGAACGTGAGGTTAGGGAGGGACAAATACAAGACTTTACGGCAAATCCGACAAGGAAACACCAAACAGCGCATTGATGAATTTGAGTCCATGTGA